In Quercus robur chromosome 11, dhQueRobu3.1, whole genome shotgun sequence, the following proteins share a genomic window:
- the LOC126704718 gene encoding putative disease resistance protein RGA4 — MADAILYGVVQKIIESLGSSTLKKIRSIWGVQDELEKMNDTVLTIQAVLEDAEEQQVQNHQVEHWLTKLREVVFDADDLLSELSTHVFRRKVMGGDKMAKKVRIFFSSSNQLVFSHKMACKIKAMRERLNDIADNRNKFKLIERPLETRAVTRERETHSFVPDEDVIGREKDKQAIIDLLLDFDVEDNVSFISIVGIGGLGKTTLAQYVFNDEKVRTNFELKIWVCVSDVFDIKKIVEMIIGSTTGRKPENLDMDPLQNELRETLCQKKYLLILDDVWNEDSENWYNLKILLMGGAKGSKVVITTRSNKVVEITSTSSYFLEGLSRDQSWSLLKKMAFKKGQETINSNLKAIGMDIVEKCRGVPLAIRTIGKVLFKKTEAEWSYIKNTKLTDVTELKDGIMPILKLSYDYLPSHLKCCFAYCSLFPKDYSINKLTLIQLWISQGFIQSSEESHQLEHVANEYFMELLWRSFFQEAKEDDEGMIRSFKMHDLIHDLAQYVLKTDCILVDTKAKNVKEKGRHLSFPFYNVSFFEENLSTLVKANKIRSFIFAYNKFEYDEGTIEESTFKKLISTFRYLRALDLHGLNMKMLPNTIGTLMHLKYLDLSSNHIEVFPSSITKLVNLETLKLCQCTKLRELPVRIQKMVSLKHLDLRGCWKLTHMPRGLGQLTSLQTLDLFVVSEGPVASSKHCGGLAELNKLNDLRGKLGIKNLAQVKDATPEFEAANLKDKQRLSELELDWNPESDDGVDASDDENSMDSLQPHESLKSLSVKGYMGVRVSSWLSFLTNLVELSIIGCKKCQYLPPLYKLSTLRSLYIIKMNGLEYMTEGDMNDEISASLASPSTFFPSLQTLWLSYCPNLKGWWRSVDKGNEATTTSTISSSTNHYHQHMPHYRKLILRKSSLKALEETIEMNNRGGRASSFPSSSSSSSSSSSFSPPLSKLKILTLWRIPEELESLPEEWFKNLTSLQTLHIWWCPNLTSLPEGMSHLTSLQRLEIINCPQLKQRCEKENGEDWDKISHIPNLTIF, encoded by the exons ATGGCCGATGCAATCCTCTATGGCGTTGTCCAGAAGATCATTGAAAGCTTGGGCTCCTCCACTCTCAAAAAGATTCGATCGATCTGGGGTGTCCAAGATGAGCTCGAAAAAATGAACGACACTGTTCTCACAATTCAAGCTGTACTTGAAGATGCAGAGGAGCAGCAGGTCCAGAACCACCAAGTCGAGCACTGGCTCACGAAGCTCAGAGAAGTAGTTTTTGATGCTGATGACTTGCTGAGCGAGTTGTCCACTCATGTGTTTCGGCGTAAGGTGATGGGTGGTGATAAAATGGCAAAGAAGGTAcgcattttcttttcaagttcaaacCAACTGGTTTTTAGTCATAAGATGGCTTGCAAAATAAAAGCCATGAGGGAGAGGCTTAATGATATAGCAGATAATAGGAACAAATTCAAATTGATAGAGCGTCCTTTAGAGACACGGGCTGTGACTAGGGAGAGGGAAACTCACTCGTTTGTACCTGATGAAGATGTTATCGGGAGAGAAAAGGATAAGCAAGCCATCATAGATCTGTTGTTGGACTTTGATGTGGAAGATAATGTTTCATTCATATCAATAGTGGGAATTGGTGGGCTAGGAAAAACCACACTGGCCCAATATGTATTCAATGATGAGAAGGTCCGAACTAATTTTGAGTTGAAGATATGGGTGTGTGTCTCTGATGtctttgacattaaaaaaattgttgaaatgaTAATTGGATCTACAACTGGTAGAAAGCCCGAAAACCTAGACATGGATCCATTGCAAAATGAACTTCGTGAAACTCTCTGCCAAAAGAAGTACTTACTTATATTGGATGATGTATGGAATGAGGATAGTGAAAATTggtataatttgaaaattttattaatgggTGGTGCAAAGGGAAGTAAGGTGGTGATAACTACACGATCCAACAAGGTTGTGGAGATTACTAGTACCTCATCCTATTTTCTAGAAGGCTTGTCAAGGGATCAATCCTGGTCATTATTAAAGAAAATGGCATTTAAAAAAGGCCAGGAGACCATCAATTCTAACCTCAAAGCAATTGGGATGGACATAGTAGAAAAATGTCGAGGAGTGCCTCTTGCTATAAGGACGATAGGAAAAGTCTTATTCAAAAAAACTGAAGCTGAGTGGTCATACATCAAGAATACTAAACTCACAGATGTAACTGAATTAAAAGATGGTATTATGCCGATTTTAAAATTGAGTTACGATTATCTTCCATCGCatttaaaatgttgttttgcaTATTGTTCATTGTTTCCCAAAGATTATTCGATCAATAAGTTGACATTGATACAATTATGGATATCACAAGGTTTTATCCAATCATCAGAGGAGAGTCATCAACTAGAGCATGTTGCCAATGAGTACTTCATGGAGCTACTTTGGAGATCATTcttccaagaagcaaaagaagatgatgaaggCATGATTAGGAGTTTTAAAATGCATGATTTAATTCATGATCTTGCACAATATGTATTAAAGACTGATTGTATACTAGTTGATACCAAAGcaaaaaatgtgaaagaaaaaGGACGCCATCTATCATTTCCATTTTACAACGTTTCATTCTTTGAGGAGAATTTAAGCACGTTGGTTAAAGCAAACAAGATACGATCATTTATATTTGCATACAACAAGTTCGAATATGATGAAGGAACAATTGAAGAATCAACTTtcaaaaaacttatttctaCTTTTAGATACTTGCGTGCATTAGACCTACATGGTTTAAATATGAAGATGTTGCCAAATACCATAGGTACTTTGATGCATCTAAAGTACCTTGACCTTTCCTCTAATCATATTGAGGTTTTCCCTAGTTCAATTACAAAATTGGTGAATTTGGAAACATTAAAGCTCTGTCAGTGTACAAAGCTTAGGGAGTTGCCAGTAAGGATTCAAAAAATGGTCAGCCTCAAGCACCTTGACTTAAGAGGTTGTTGGAAATTGACTCATATGCCACGTGGATTAGGGCAATTGACTTCTCTTCAAACATTAGACTTATTTGTTGTGAGTGAGGGTCCTGTAGCTTCTTCCAAGCATTGCGGTGGGCTAGCGGAATTAAACAAGCTAAATGACCTGAGGGGAAAATTAGGGATTAAAAATTTGGCACAGGTGAAAGATGCCACTCCAGAATTCGAGGCTGCAAATTTGAAGGACAAGCAACGTCTCAGTGAGTTGGAATTAGACTGGAATCCAGAGAGTGATGATGGTGTAGATGCCAGTGAtgatgaaaattcaatggataGCCTCCAACCACACGAAAGTTTAAAATCTTTGAGTGTGAAGGGGTACATGGGTGTGAGAGTTTCAAGTTGGCTTTCATTCTTAACAAATCTCGTTGAATTAAGTATAATCGGATGTAAGAAGTGCCAATATTTGCCACCGTTGTATAAACTCTCAACTCTCCGAAGCCTATATATTATAAAGATGAATGGTCTGGAGTACATGACAGAGGGGGATATGAATGATGAGATATCTGCTTCACTGGCATCACCATCAACATTTTTCCCATCCCTTCAGACACTCTGGCTCTCTTATTGCCCGAATCTAAAGGGATGGTGGAGGAGTGTGGATAAGGGGAATGAGGCAACAACGACATCAACAATATCATCATCAACTAATCACTATCACCAACACATGCC ACATTACAGAAAGCTTATTTTGAGGAAAAGCAGTTTGAAGGCATTGGAAGAGACAATAGAGATGAATAATAGGGGAGGAAGGGCTTCTTCATTTCcgtcctcttcctcttcctcttcctcttcctcctccttctcCCCTCCTCTCTCCAAATTAAAGATATTGACTTTGTGGAGAATTCCAGAGGAGTTGGAGTCTCTGCCAGAGGAGTGGTTTAAAAACCTAACTTCTCTTCAGACATTACACATTTGGTGGTGTCCCAATCTGACGTCACTTCCCGAAGGGATGAGTCACCTCACCTCTTTACAGAGGTTGGAAATCATCAATTGTCCCCAATTAAAGCAAAGATGCGAGAAGGAAAATGGAGAGGATTGGGATAAGATTTCTCACATCCCAAATCTTACAATATTTTGA
- the LOC126704717 gene encoding UDP-glycosyltransferase 43-like — protein sequence SSKKLKTAITKFEVVFIRTSAIGHLVPIVEFAHHLINCDPRFSITLLIITIPQRPLVNTYVQSCVAKSASSTNIKFVLLPTVDPPSPDQFQSFLGRMSLFIERHKPHVKQAITNLMATELDLDSDRRLVGFFIDLFTTSMIDVANELDIPCYLYFPSSATFLGFMLHLPILDTQLTTGLVELDTELVIPSFVNPVPPSVLPSIALEKDGYSIFLQNARRYVETKGIIINTFSELEPHALNSVSASQVPPIYPIGPVLDLAGPAQWHPDRAQHERIMRWLDDQPPSTVVLLCFGSMGGLSGSQVREIAFGLEQSGVRFVWALREPPKAQFALPDDYMSLEKVLPDGFLERTSKIGLVCGWVSQVSILAHKAIGGFISHCGWNSILESLWHGIPIATWPIYAEQQINAFEMVKELGLAIEIRLDYREGSDLVLANEVERGINRLMDYDNEVREKVKEMSKKSRVAMMENGSSYVLLRALIQELVL from the coding sequence TCAAGTAAAAAGCTCAAAACAGCCATCACCAAATTCGAGGTGGTGTTCATCAGAACCTCTGCAATCGGACACCTCGTTCCAATTGTTGAGTTTGCACACCACCTTATCAATTGTGACCCTCGATTCTCTATCACTCTACTCATCATCACCATTCCCCAAAGACCCCTTGTCAACACCTATGTCCAATCATGTGTTGCCAAGTCTGCCTCCTCCACAAATATCAAGTTTGTTCTCCTCCCTACTGTAGACCCTCCCTCACCTGATCAATTCCAATCTTTCCTAGGTCGCATGTCATTATTCATTGAAAGACACAAACCCCATGTCAAGCAAGCAATCACAAACCTCATGGCAACCGAGTTGGACTTGGACTCGGACCGACGGCTCGTTGGGTTTTTCATCGACTTGTTTACAACTTCCATGATCGATGTAGCCAACGAGCTTGACATCCCTTGCTACCTTTACTTCCCATCTTCTGCTACGTTTCTTGGCTTCATGCTTCATCTTCCAATCCTAGACACCCAACTCACCACTGGGTTGGTTGAGTTGGACACTGAGTTGGTCATTCCGAGTTTTGTCAATCCGGTTCCTCCAAGTGTGCTGCCTTCTATTGCGTTGGAGAAAGATGGGTACTcgatttttttacaaaatgcaCGCAGGTACGTTGAAACCAAGGGTATAATTATAAATACATTTTCTGAGCTTGAGCCTCATGCACTTAACTCGGTCTCTGCGAGTCAAGTGCCACCGATTTATCCCATTGGGCCTGTTCTTGACCTTGCTGGGCCGGCCCAATGGCACCCAGACCGGGCCCAGCATGAAAGAATCATGAGGTGGCTTGATGATCAACCTCCATCAACGGTGGTACTCTTGTGCTTTGGTAGCATGGGAGGTCTTAGTGGGTCCCAAGTGAGAGAGATTGCATTTGGACTTGAACAATCCGGGGTTCGATTTGTGTGGGCTTTACGTGAGCCACCTAAGGCCCAATTTGCCCTCCCGGATGATTACATGAGTCTCGAGAAAGTTTTACCAGATGGATTCTTGGAACGAACAAGTAAGATTGGATTGGTGTGTGGGTGGGTTTCACAAGTGTCAATTCTAGCCCACAAAGCAATAGGAGGATTTATATCACATTGTGGTTGGAATTCAATTTTAGAGAGTTTGTGGCATGGTATACCAATTGCCACGTGGCCAATATATGCTGAGCAACAAATCAATGCCTTTGAGATGGTTAAGGAGTTGGGATTAGCTATTGAGATTAGGTTAGATTATAGGGAAGGTAGTGATTTGGTGTTGGCAAATGAGGTAGAGAGAGGAATAAACCGTTTAATGGACTATGACAATGAGGTTAGggaaaaagtaaaggaaatgaGCAAAAAAAGTAGGGTAGCTATGATGGAAAATGGCTCCTCATATGTGTTACTAAGAGCACTAATTCAAGAATTAGTGCTTTGA
- the LOC126705921 gene encoding UDP-glycosyltransferase 43-like has product MTKFEVVFITTPAIGQLVPIVEFAHHLINCDPRFSITILIVTLPQRPLVNTYVQSCVATSASTNINFVHLLPVELPSPDQLQSSIGCISLFAERHKPHVKQAITNLVATESDLDSDRRLVGFFIDLFTTSMIDVANELDIPCYLYFQSTAEFLGFMLHLPVLDTQLTTGLAELDTELVIPSFVNPVPPSVLPSVMLEKDGYSFFLQNARRYVETKGIIINTFSELEPHALNSVSTSQVPPVYPIGPVLDLTGSAQWHPDRAQHERIMRWLDDQPPSTVVFLCFGSMGGVSGSQVREIAFGLELAGVRFVWALHEPHKAQFGLSDDYMSLEKVLPNGFLERTSKIGLVCGWVSQVSILAHKAIGGFISHYGWNSILESLWYGIPIATWPIYAEQQINAFQMVKELGLAIEIRLDYREGSDLVLANEVERGINCLMDYDNEVRKKVKEMSKKSRVAMMENGSSYVSLRALIQELVL; this is encoded by the coding sequence ATGACCAAATTCGAGGTGGTGTTCATCACAACCCCTGCAATCGGACAACTAGTTCCAATTGTTGAGTTTGCACACCACCTTATCAATTGTGACCCTCGATTCTCTATCACTATACTCATCGTCACCTTGCCCCAAAGACCCCTTGTCAACACCTATGTCCAATCATGTGTTGCCACGTCAGCCTCGACAAATATCAACTTCGTCCACCTCCTTCCTGTAGAGCTTCCCTCACCTGATCAACTCCAATCTTCCATAGGATGCATATCATTATTCGCTGAAAGACACAAACCCCATGTTAAGCAAGCAATCACAAACCTCGTGGCAACTGAGTCGGACTTGGACTCGGACCGACGACTCGTTGGGTTTTTCATCGACTTGTTTACAACTTCCATGATCGATGTAGCCAACGAGCTTGACATCCCTTGCTACCTTTACTTCCAATCTACAGCTGAATTTCTTGGCTTCATGCTTCATCTTCCAGTCCTAGACACCCAACTCACCACTGGGTTGGCTGAGTTGGACACTGAGTTGGTCATTCCGAGTTTTGTAAATCCGGTTCCTCCAAGTGTGTTGCCTTCTGTGATGTTGGAGAAAGATgggtactctttttttttacagaatGCACGCAGGTACGTTGAAACAAAGGGTATAATCATAAATACATTTTCTGAGCTTGAGCCTCATGCACTTAACTCGGTCTCTACGAGTCAAGTGCCACCGGTTTATCCCATTGGGCCTGTTCTTGACCTTACTGGATCGGCCCAATGGCACCCAGACCGGGCCCAGCATGAAAGAATCATGAGGTGGCTTGATGATCAACCTCCGTCAACGGTGGTATTTTTGTGCTTTGGTAGCATGGGAGGTGTTAGTGGGTCCCAAGTGAGAGAGATTGCTTTTGGACTTGAACTAGCGGGGGTTCGATTTGTGTGGGCTTTACATGAGCCACATAAGGCCCAATTTGGCCTCTCGGATGACTACATGAGTCTCGAGAAAGTTTTACCAAATGGATTTTTGGAACGAACAAGTAAAATTGGATTGGTGTGTGGGTGGGTTTCACAAGTGTCAATTCTAGCCCACAAAGCAATAGGAGGATTTATATCACATTATGGTTGGAATTCAATTTTAGAGAGTTTGTGGTATGGTATACCAATTGCCACATGGCCAATATATGCTGAGCAACAAATCAATGCCTTTCAGATGGTGAAGGAGTTGGGATTAGCAATTGAGATTAGGTTAGATTATAGGGAAGGTAGTGATTTGGTGTTGGCAAATGAGGTAGAGAGAGGAATAAACTGTTTAATGGATTATGACAATGAGGTTaggaaaaaagtaaaggaaatgaGCAAAAAAAGTAGGGTAGCTATGATGGAAAATGGCTCTTCATATGTGTCACTAAGAGCACTAATTCAAGAATTAGTGCTATGA